ATACACGGAACAATCAACTACCTACGACGCAAAATGCAAAACTGGACACAAAAACACGGGAAAAATATCAACCCCCAATAACTTTACAACCCCCATAAAAACAATATATAAAAGAAAGTTTTATTTTAATTTTATTTCAATTATTCTGTAATTATTTGACACCCCTCCTTTTCAACTATGACGGTATGTTCTGCTTGTGAAACCCAAGCTCCACTTTTTTCTCTTAAAACATGGTATGGATAGATGGCTCTTGATTTTATTAGGAGGCGCATGGATGCATTTAATCGTTTTTCTTCAAATGAGTCTATAAGCCATCTTTGGGAAAAAGGAAGCATTTTATATTCTGTTTTTATTTGATTTAGTACTTTTTTGGCATGCAACATTCTCATAGGGCGATCCCTTAAGAATTTAAATATATATGTTTGGGGCATATCTGTAACATAGCCCACACCATCAGTGGCAAAAGGTTCAATTGCCAATACATCTCCTTCTTCTAGTTTATGGGAGTTTCTTTCAGATATATTGGGTATGGAAAGTCCTGAATGCAATATCCATTGATCCATACTATGGCCTGTGAGATTTGCAACAGGAACAAATCCAAAACTATTAATTGTTTCTTCAACAACTTTGCCGATTTCTTGAAGTTCCACTCCTTTCTTAATAATGCTTAGTGCGTTATTTAATGCTTCACGTGAAGCATCGATCATTTTTAAGTTTTTTTCAGCTAATTCTTCTCCATAATCATTAGTTGGCAGGTCTTGGTAACCATCAACAAGAACACTTGTGGCACTATCTGCAATAAAACCATTTACTTGAGCACCTAAATCTAATTTGACTAAATCACCCGAGTTTATAGTTAAATTATCGCCAGCAGGTGATGTGTAATGGGCGGTCACCTCGTTAATCGAGACATTACAAGGGAAAGCAGGATATCCTCCTTTTTCAATTATCTGCGTTTCTACGAAATTTACTAGATCTATAACAGGTAAACCATTTTTTATTAATTTTAAAGCGTCTGATCTAACTTGGGATACTATTTTTCCAGCTTTTTCATAAGATTCTATCATAAATATCACTAATCATGAATTTTATTTAATGAGGTAGTATAATGATTCTTTTTAGAAACAACTAACCTTTATATTTATAAGAATAATTATAATTTGGAATTAATTAGTTTAATATGTAGTAATAAGAATTTTTATATATTATGCTATACAAAAAATTAAAAGGAGGGAATTAAATGGCTGCAAGTATGATGATACCTCAAAACATTTTTCTGATTATTATAGCAGTGATATCTTTAATCGCGATAATAGTCGTAATGCTTCAATGGAGACGGGTTAAAGAAACTCAAAATAATATTGCACTCATGGATAAACAAATTGAACTTAAAAAAATTTCCCTGGTTGAAAAAGATTTAGAGTCTAAACGGTTGATGGAAAATGCTATTCCTCTCCCAAAAGATCAGCAGGAAAATTTGGCTAAAATTCGAAGAAGTACTTCTGAGCTCATGAATGAAGTTGGGTATCTCCACACTGAAATAAGTGAAAGATTGGCCCGTTTAGAAGCACAAACTGAATTCAAAAAGCTACAAAAAATGCTCAAAGATATTGAACAAAAAGAATCTGAATTAGATAAAAACGTTAAAAAAATAAAAGGGGACTGAATAATGGATCCCATAGAATTACTGGCTATTTTGGTACTTGCTGGTGCTATCGTAGTACTTCTCTATTATTATCTTCAAAATTCTAGCAGCACCAGTGTTGGAAAATTTAAAACGCAAGTATATGGTTTGGGAGATAAAGTAAGCGGGGGACAAGAGAACATGTCTGAAATGGGAGAAAGAGTATCTGGTGTAGGTGAAAAAGTTTCTGGTATGGGGGATAAAATAATGGGAAAAGTGAAAGATGTTCCCATAAGCACTGATTTACTCTCTAATAAAATTGATATTTTTTTAAATGAAAAGAGTGACGAGTTAATTAAGGATTGGTCATTAGCTACAAAAAATGATATCAATGACCTTGAAAAGAGGATGTCAGTAGTTACTAGAAATATTGATGAGCTAGAACACAGATTCAATGAATACAGGGGATTCACCAATAAAAAACTGGAATCTCTTGATAAAAGGATTAAAAAACTGGAAGATGAAGAAGAAACAGAAGACTAATCTCATCATATCATAAAAAATACTTTTTTATTCCTATTTTTTCTGCATAATTTTCTAATTTAAGGGAAACCTTTATATAGTGTAATCACTAATCTTAAGTTACAGCGGGGTGGGGTAGTCTGGTGATCCCGCGGGGCTCATAACCCCGAGAGCCCTAGTTCAAATCTAGGCCCCGCTATTTCTTTTAATAAAATGTTTTTAAATTAATTTTTGAGTTTTATTAATTATTTCTTATTATTTTTGCTTGTGATTTTCCGGGGTTTGAAAAATAATTTTTTATAAAATGATTTAACCTACTTTTTTTAAGTAAATAGGTGGTATTTTTCCAATACCTTCAATTTCATATTTGGTATCTGTTGTTTCTTCTAAAGAAGATATTAACATATCTAGAATGAAATATAATGTTAGAATAGACTTCAGATTCTTTTCTAGGTCGGAATCATTTTCATGGCCTAATTTAATTATTATATTGTCATTTTCCCGGGTGATATTTAATTGGTATTCTTTTTCAGGGCCAAATTGGTTAATAACGTTTTCTATACTTTTATTTTCCAGATTCAGATCCATTTTTAATTTTTTTAAAAATTCAGGATTAATATAATCTAAAATTTCACGGGTTGTGTGGTTCTTTTCTATGGTGTCTTCAGCCCAGTCTTTCATAGCATCTGCTACGGCACTACTATACCATCCTTTTTCAAATTGATATTTTTGAGAAGCCTTTTTTCTAAATTTTAGATCTACATCGGAGCTTATGGCTATGGTCACCCTTTTCAAGAAATCACCTGGACAATTATTTGTAAATTTGAATATATTTAATATTATACTTAATACTCCTAAACTTTGTGCATATGTGGATTAGTGCAGAAACATCATGAAAATTAAATAATTATATCTAATATTTCGGGGTTAACTCTTTTTTTGGTGTTTATTTTAGTTTTATAAGATTTAATTTACTAATTTCATATTTCTGACTATTTAATATTTTTAATCAGGAATGGGGGCATAATATTCAATTTAAATTCTCATTTCAATTTATTTTTTTTCCTGTATTAAATGAGTCAGTCATACTTGCACTTTTTCACACTTGCACAAATTCGCATTTCACATAGTGATAATATAATTATAAGTATTAATACGATTATTGGAATTTGAGTGCTATATTATAAAATTGAAGGGGTGATATAATTAAAAAAATTATGGTACTACTGCTAATCTTTGTTGCACTATCAATAAGTGGGACAGTATCAGCAGCAGATACAAATTCATCAGTAAATTATGAATTTAATGATACAAATATAGATCAGATAAACTCTGATAATCAAAGTAGCACTGTTGTTCCAGATCCCATAATTTCGGGAATAATTATGGATAATTCTACTCATAAGGGACTTTCCAATGCTTCCGTTAAAATAAGGGATTCTACTGGTACAATTGTTGCTCAAGGACTAACGAAAGAAGATGGGTCTTACTCCATTAGTTTTAACAATTCAAATACTCTGTTTAATGTAATAGCGAGTAAATATGGCTATGTGACTATGGCCCGAGATATAATTGTTGCACGGGGATTAGATCCTGTGGATCCAAATTTTTATGGAACTGCAAATTTCCAGCTTGTGGCCATACCATATTCCGGTAATGCATCAAGCACCCTTTTAAATATAGGTGCACTTGCAAATATTCTACTGGAATTAAATGTGGGAAAAAGTAGTGCATGGGTAGATACTCAGAATATGCCTTATTCTCAGAGTGAAGCTACTCCTTTAGAAGTTAAATTATTAACCGGAAATCTTTTAGAAGGTCTTTTGAATGTGGAATCAACTACTAACCAGGGATTTGTGCAGGGCGGAATAAGTGAATCAAACTTACCTGATGTGTTAAAAACATTAGGACTATATGTTGGCCTTTTGGAAGCAACAGCCAATTCAACTATTGACCCAACACAATCATCTAGTTCAAGTAATTTGGCCTCTCTAAGATTAGCATTATTAAATATCATTGAAATTATCAGGTTAGGTGCAATAAATTCTAATAGTGCTGTAATACCTGATTTCAATACTGGAACCTTAACCAGTACATCAAGCTGTGGATTAATCCAAAGCATATCATTGTTAGGAGGCATTTTAGAAATAGATGCTTTCAATGTTAATGCAATTGCTTCAGCAAATGGTAATCCTGGGGGAGCCACTGCTAGTTTTGATTGGAGTGCCGCAGATATAAAACTCCTGGGTATAAGTATATTGGACCGATTAAAAGTAGAAGGTTCAGTAACTCTTCCAGGGGTATTGAAAATATCATTAGGCACGGGAAAAGAAATCACATCTGCTGATGGAACTCATGCAAAAGCAAGTGGTAGTGCTCTAACCATTGAACTTTTGAATTTAATACCAGGTAGTCTTTTGGCCATAAATCTTGGTCAAGTTGCAGCAGAGGTAACAGTGCCTTTGGGTGGCATAGGCTCACCAAAGAGTGATTTGAGTGTTATTAAAACAGTAGATAATCCAGTTACTAACTATCTACAGAATGTTGTATTCACTTTAGTTGCACGAAATAATGGTCCTGATGCTGAATCTTCAGTGTCTGTGGTTGATAAGTTGCCTTTTGGTTTGGAGTTTGTTTCTGCTGATGGTGTTTATGATTCAATCACTGGTTTGTGGAATGTTGGTAACTTAGCTAGTGGCGCTTCCGCTGTTTTGCACATAACGGCTAAAGTCATGGTTTCCAATATTAATCTGACTAATATTGCCGCAATATATGGTGGAACTAACCTTGATTTGAATTCCACTAATGATCAATCTAATGTTACGATTAATGTTGGTCCGGCTTCTGATCTTAGTATTGTTAAGATTGTAGATGATATCAATCCAAAGTATTTGCAGAATGTTGTTTTTACTTTGACTGCACGAAATAATGGTCCTGATGCTGAATCTTCAGTGTCTGTGGTTGATAAGTTGCCTTTTGGTTTGGAGTTTGTTTCTGCTGATGGTGTTTATGATTCAATCACTGGTTTGTGGAATGTTGGTAACTTAGCTAGTGGCGCTTCCGCTGTTTTGCACATTGTTGCTAAAGTAGTTGTTTCTAATGTGAATTTGACTAATTTGGCTGTTGTGTCTGGGGCTAATTATGACCAGAATTCCACTAATAATCAGAATAATGTGACTATTAATGTAGGGCCTGCATCTGATTTAGCTATTTCAATTACTGTGGATAATGCGCATCCGGAATACTTGGATTATGTCACGTTCACATTAAATGCAAGTAACAATGGTCCTGATGATGCAGTCAATGTTAAGGTATATAATACTTTACCAAATTTACTAAGATATGTTTCAGATGATTCTAACGGTGCATTCAATCCCATATACAATTCAACTACTGGTTTGTGGACTGTTGGACCTTTATATAAGGGAGAATCTGTAATATTACACATAGTTGCGCAAGCTATGGCTTCTAATGTAGAATTAACTGATTATGTATATATTACTGATCCGGATCCTACAGGGAACATAGAATTCTTTGATCCAAACTTAAGCAATAATTATGCAAGCGTGTCATTAGACGTGGATCCTGTTAATGATTTAGTTTTAACAAAAACTGTGAGTAAAATAAATCCTAATTATTTGGAAAAGGTCACCTTCACATTAAAAGCTACTAATATAGGACCAGACACTGCTACTAATGTAAAAGTAGTAGATATAATTCCAGCAGGACTTAAATTTATTTCAACAAGTGGTAACTATGATTCTAAAACAGGAACATGGAATATTGGAAATTTAGCAAAGGGTGCAACTGCTATCTTAACTATTGTAGTACAAGTAACTACTTCCAATACACAGATTGTCAACATTGCTAATATCACTGGAAATGAATCTGATTTAGATTCGACCAATAATAAAGCAAATGCAACTATA
The Methanobacterium alcaliphilum genome window above contains:
- the map gene encoding type II methionyl aminopeptidase; protein product: MIESYEKAGKIVSQVRSDALKLIKNGLPVIDLVNFVETQIIEKGGYPAFPCNVSINEVTAHYTSPAGDNLTINSGDLVKLDLGAQVNGFIADSATSVLVDGYQDLPTNDYGEELAEKNLKMIDASREALNNALSIIKKGVELQEIGKVVEETINSFGFVPVANLTGHSMDQWILHSGLSIPNISERNSHKLEEGDVLAIEPFATDGVGYVTDMPQTYIFKFLRDRPMRMLHAKKVLNQIKTEYKMLPFSQRWLIDSFEEKRLNASMRLLIKSRAIYPYHVLREKSGAWVSQAEHTVIVEKEGCQIITE
- a CDS encoding DUF11 domain-containing protein — encoded protein: MVLLLIFVALSISGTVSAADTNSSVNYEFNDTNIDQINSDNQSSTVVPDPIISGIIMDNSTHKGLSNASVKIRDSTGTIVAQGLTKEDGSYSISFNNSNTLFNVIASKYGYVTMARDIIVARGLDPVDPNFYGTANFQLVAIPYSGNASSTLLNIGALANILLELNVGKSSAWVDTQNMPYSQSEATPLEVKLLTGNLLEGLLNVESTTNQGFVQGGISESNLPDVLKTLGLYVGLLEATANSTIDPTQSSSSSNLASLRLALLNIIEIIRLGAINSNSAVIPDFNTGTLTSTSSCGLIQSISLLGGILEIDAFNVNAIASANGNPGGATASFDWSAADIKLLGISILDRLKVEGSVTLPGVLKISLGTGKEITSADGTHAKASGSALTIELLNLIPGSLLAINLGQVAAEVTVPLGGIGSPKSDLSVIKTVDNPVTNYLQNVVFTLVARNNGPDAESSVSVVDKLPFGLEFVSADGVYDSITGLWNVGNLASGASAVLHITAKVMVSNINLTNIAAIYGGTNLDLNSTNDQSNVTINVGPASDLSIVKIVDDINPKYLQNVVFTLTARNNGPDAESSVSVVDKLPFGLEFVSADGVYDSITGLWNVGNLASGASAVLHIVAKVVVSNVNLTNLAVVSGANYDQNSTNNQNNVTINVGPASDLAISITVDNAHPEYLDYVTFTLNASNNGPDDAVNVKVYNTLPNLLRYVSDDSNGAFNPIYNSTTGLWTVGPLYKGESVILHIVAQAMASNVELTDYVYITDPDPTGNIEFFDPNLSNNYASVSLDVDPVNDLVLTKTVSKINPNYLEKVTFTLKATNIGPDTATNVKVVDIIPAGLKFISTSGNYDSKTGTWNIGNLAKGATAILTIVVQVTTSNTQIVNIANITGNESDLDSTNNKANATINVAAASDLSITKVVNNASPKYLQNVVFTLTARNLGPDTANGVWVVDKLPSGFLFVSADGNYNSNTGVWTIGNLIKNGVAVLHITAKAISPNSKLTNVAVINGTNYDPNSANNKDLVIVNVGPAADLAVKISVSNSKPKYLQKVKFTITAYNHGPMNAKKVYLTIKMPSGLKYVSNDSKGKYNPKTGVWTIGNLKNGGKLVLRIVEKAMKSNVRLTTTAKITGTPIITAIKSTSAIAADPGAAYGSKQSSDSSSTDPDLSNNEASVTVEPYDDSQPVENEADGKDTVAMQPTGIPIVGCILAILLVSVGIVVPKIKK